From Curtobacterium sp. SGAir0471, the proteins below share one genomic window:
- a CDS encoding ABC transporter permease has product MTRFLVGRLLLLVVGLLVASIIVFATLRVLPGDVAQIVAGTQSTPAQVEQLRQQLGLDRPVVVQYLDWIGGVLRGDLGRSLVTNGAVGPEIAQKLAVTLPLAGMSLVAALVLGVPLGVLAAVLRRRAGGAVIGFVAQAVAAVPVVWAGMLLIALFAVTLHWLPTQGFPLDGWDEPGRAFSSLVLPALTIGAVEGAVILRFTRSATLAVLDADHVRTAAAIGLTRTRALLRHGLPSVALTVLAVLGVQIAGLLVGAVVVEQLFSLPGVGRMLVTDVGRRDITKVQSELLVLTGLVLVVGFAVDVVHRALDPRQREVGE; this is encoded by the coding sequence GTGACCCGGTTCCTCGTCGGGCGACTGCTGCTGCTCGTCGTCGGCCTGCTCGTGGCGAGCATCATCGTGTTCGCCACGCTGCGCGTGCTGCCCGGCGACGTCGCCCAGATCGTCGCCGGCACCCAGTCCACGCCGGCGCAGGTCGAGCAGCTCCGGCAGCAGCTCGGCCTCGACCGGCCCGTGGTCGTGCAGTACCTCGACTGGATCGGCGGCGTGCTCCGCGGCGACCTCGGCCGGTCGCTCGTCACGAACGGCGCCGTCGGACCGGAGATCGCGCAGAAGCTCGCCGTCACGCTGCCGCTCGCGGGGATGTCCCTGGTGGCCGCCCTCGTGCTCGGTGTCCCGCTCGGCGTGCTCGCCGCGGTGCTCCGTCGCCGGGCCGGCGGCGCGGTGATCGGCTTCGTCGCGCAGGCGGTCGCGGCGGTCCCAGTGGTCTGGGCCGGCATGCTCCTCATCGCCCTGTTCGCGGTCACGCTGCACTGGCTGCCGACGCAGGGCTTCCCGCTCGACGGCTGGGACGAACCCGGACGGGCGTTCTCGTCGCTCGTGCTGCCCGCGCTCACCATCGGTGCGGTCGAGGGTGCCGTGATCCTGCGCTTCACCCGGTCCGCCACGCTCGCCGTGCTCGACGCCGACCACGTCCGCACCGCGGCGGCGATCGGCCTCACCCGGACGCGCGCGCTCCTGCGGCACGGACTGCCGTCGGTGGCCCTCACAGTGCTGGCGGTCCTCGGCGTGCAGATCGCCGGACTCCTGGTGGGGGCGGTCGTCGTCGAGCAGCTGTTCTCGCTCCCCGGGGTCGGCCGCATGCTCGTCACCGACGTCGGGCGACGCGACATCACGAAGGTGCAGTCGGAGCTCCTCGTGCTCACGGGGCTGGTGCTCGTGGTCGGCTTCGCGGTCGACGTCGTGCACCGCGCGCTCGACCCCCGGCAGCGGGAGGTGGGCGAGTGA
- a CDS encoding ABC transporter permease — MIRRIVARPTGCFAVVVLALLVVLAAVSLVWTPQDPFRADPFRQWAAPSPAHWFGTDASGRDIASYLLAGTRTTVLVAVGSGVVASVVGIVLTAVGSLTARWVREGTAVLLDILVAFPTLLTAMLLTAVFGGSLGIVVVSVGLSFGVTIARVARGEIRRIARSDYVVAARSSGVGPLGVLTRHLVPNAAPLFTVQLSLAMATAVLAEAGLSYLGYGAGSDTASWGNLLADLQTYIGVHPWSATWPGAAIALVVAALSLLGDAVRDATDPRLTTGDRPSGDRATGDRTAVDGRGPDPVDGTSGPDGRGPDGTATTPGVTA, encoded by the coding sequence GTGATCCGCCGCATCGTCGCCCGGCCGACCGGGTGTTTCGCCGTCGTGGTGCTCGCGCTCCTCGTCGTGCTCGCCGCGGTCTCGCTGGTCTGGACGCCCCAGGACCCGTTCCGCGCCGACCCGTTCCGGCAGTGGGCGGCACCGAGCCCGGCGCACTGGTTCGGCACCGACGCCTCGGGCCGGGACATCGCCAGCTACCTGCTCGCCGGCACCCGGACGACCGTGCTCGTCGCGGTCGGGTCCGGCGTCGTCGCGAGCGTCGTCGGCATCGTCCTGACCGCCGTCGGCTCGCTGACCGCACGGTGGGTCCGCGAGGGCACCGCCGTGCTCCTCGACATCCTCGTCGCGTTCCCCACGCTGCTGACCGCGATGCTCCTGACAGCGGTGTTCGGCGGGTCGCTCGGCATCGTCGTGGTGAGCGTGGGGCTGTCCTTCGGCGTGACGATCGCCCGCGTCGCCCGCGGCGAGATCCGTCGCATCGCCCGGAGCGACTACGTCGTCGCTGCCCGGTCCTCGGGCGTCGGGCCGCTCGGCGTGCTCACCCGTCACCTGGTGCCGAACGCGGCGCCGCTGTTCACCGTGCAGCTGTCGCTCGCGATGGCGACGGCGGTCCTCGCCGAGGCCGGCCTGTCCTACCTGGGCTACGGCGCCGGGTCGGACACCGCGTCGTGGGGGAACCTGCTCGCGGACCTGCAGACGTACATCGGCGTGCACCCGTGGAGTGCGACCTGGCCGGGCGCCGCGATCGCCCTCGTGGTGGCCGCGCTCTCGCTGCTCGGCGACGCGGTCCGTGACGCGACCGACCCGCGCCTCACCACCGGCGACCGGCCCAGCGGCGACCGAGCCACCGGCGACCGGACGGCCGTGGACGGACGCGGTCCGGACCCCGTCGACGGGACCAGCGGGCCGGACGGACGCGGGCCGGACGGCACGGCCACGACCCCGGGGGTGACGGCGTGA
- a CDS encoding ABC transporter ATP-binding protein — protein sequence MSDQRTGRDGLEVTGLTVRIAGRTVLDDVTFTVPPGRRVGVMGASGSGKSMTSLALMGLEPTGAEVRGSIRLDGTELVGLRDRDRARHRGSGIGMVFQEPGTALDPLRRVGAQVAEPLRLHRGLDRRAAATAAVALADAVGLPDPAALLRQYPHQLSGGQRQRICIAMAMAGSPAYLVADEPTTALDVTTEARILELFERLSTERGTGMLFVTHDLAVLARIADTAVVLDHGRVVEQGSVRSLLDAPQHPATAALVDAARATARRTGGPA from the coding sequence GTGAGCGACCAGCGGACCGGACGCGACGGTCTCGAGGTGACCGGCCTGACGGTGCGCATCGCGGGGCGGACGGTGCTCGACGACGTGACGTTCACCGTGCCTCCCGGCCGACGCGTCGGCGTGATGGGCGCGTCCGGCTCGGGCAAGTCGATGACCTCGCTCGCCCTGATGGGCCTCGAGCCGACCGGGGCCGAGGTGCGCGGGAGCATCCGTCTCGACGGCACCGAGCTCGTCGGCCTGCGGGACCGCGACCGCGCACGGCACCGCGGTTCAGGCATCGGGATGGTGTTCCAGGAACCCGGGACCGCCCTCGACCCGCTCCGCCGGGTCGGCGCGCAGGTCGCGGAACCGCTCCGGCTGCACCGCGGCCTGGACCGCCGTGCGGCCGCGACCGCCGCGGTCGCACTCGCCGACGCCGTCGGGCTGCCCGACCCCGCAGCGCTGCTCCGGCAGTACCCGCACCAGCTGTCCGGCGGGCAGCGGCAGCGCATCTGCATCGCGATGGCGATGGCCGGCTCCCCCGCGTACCTCGTCGCGGACGAACCGACGACCGCGCTCGACGTCACGACCGAGGCGCGGATCCTCGAGCTGTTCGAACGCCTCTCGACCGAGCGCGGCACCGGGATGCTCTTCGTGACGCACGACCTCGCGGTGCTCGCACGGATCGCCGACACGGCCGTCGTGCTCGACCACGGCCGGGTCGTCGAACAGGGGTCCGTGCGGTCGCTGCTCGACGCTCCGCAGCACCCGGCGACGGCGGCCCTCGTCGACGCCGCGCGTGCCACCGCCCGCCGCACCGGAGGCCCCGCATGA
- a CDS encoding ABC transporter ATP-binding protein, producing the protein MTDALHASGLHRTYRLPRRGPFEPGPVRTAVDGVDLTVASGARLGIVGESGSGKSTLVRLLAGLEAPTAGTVSAGGRPVVASASARAMRWFRRETGVVFQDPYASLDPRMRVGSIVAEPLRALRVPGDHRALVASVLERVDLPADAADRYPHEFSGGQRQRIAIARAVVHAPRILFGDEPMSALDVVVRARVIDLFRSLADDLGLTLVLVSHDIGVVQRLCDTVAVLSEGRIVEQGPVSLLDDPRHPVTRALVAAAPTLP; encoded by the coding sequence ATGACCGACGCGCTGCACGCCAGCGGCCTGCACCGAACCTACCGCCTGCCCCGTCGCGGACCCTTCGAACCGGGTCCGGTGCGGACCGCCGTCGACGGGGTCGACCTGACGGTCGCCTCCGGTGCGCGGCTCGGGATCGTCGGTGAGTCCGGCTCCGGCAAGTCGACGCTGGTGCGGCTGCTCGCCGGCCTGGAGGCGCCCACCGCCGGCACCGTGTCGGCCGGCGGTCGTCCCGTGGTCGCGTCGGCATCCGCACGTGCGATGCGCTGGTTCCGTCGCGAGACCGGGGTGGTGTTCCAGGACCCGTACGCGTCCCTCGACCCGAGGATGCGCGTCGGGTCCATCGTCGCCGAGCCGCTCCGCGCGCTGCGGGTGCCCGGCGATCACCGGGCGCTCGTGGCATCGGTGCTGGAGCGCGTCGACCTGCCCGCCGACGCCGCCGACCGGTACCCGCACGAGTTCTCCGGCGGGCAGCGGCAGCGCATCGCGATCGCCCGCGCGGTCGTGCACGCGCCGCGGATCCTGTTCGGGGACGAGCCGATGAGCGCCCTCGACGTGGTGGTCCGTGCCCGCGTGATCGACCTGTTCCGCTCGCTCGCCGACGACCTCGGGCTGACGCTCGTGCTCGTGTCGCACGACATCGGCGTGGTGCAGCGGCTGTGCGACACCGTCGCGGTGCTCTCCGAGGGGCGGATCGTGGAGCAGGGCCCGGTGTCACTGCTCGACGACCCGCGGCACCCGGTGACGCGGGCGCTGGTGGCGGCGGCGCCGACGCTGCCGTAG
- a CDS encoding amidase, translated as MFELHHLTAQELWDWIRRGDATALEVTEHYLDRIERLDPALGAFVTVTADAARERASALGSLVPTSRPLWGLPTVDKDLYDRAGVPTRHGSAALPVTPAPADHPLVAALAAAGTVSLGKTTSPEFGMSSSSETRIGTTRNPYDTTRAPGGSSSGTAVAVAAGLVPAAVGTDGGGSVRIPAAATGLVGLKPSRGRVPSMPGRTGLGGLSVAGPLTRNVADAGMLLDALVAPTGLPEPCPYALVTPEVGEGPFTAAAVRGEGRFVVGLLDGSPWDDTVDVVVDPAARAAVDTAVRVLGEVGHGVEDVAMPRLPYADAFRVAWESGAAGLPRVPGIDLSELTPLVSWLVGRGRALTATQVLDAMATLDAFSVGLIRAFDRFDAVLTPTLALTPRPLGWYGDDPEEDFRRQCAYSPWTSMANVSGLPAITLPVGVTEDGHPDGAGLPMGVQLIGRPGGERVLLAIGAQLERRLRWQRRHPAGW; from the coding sequence GTGTTCGAACTCCACCACCTCACGGCGCAGGAACTCTGGGACTGGATCCGTCGGGGGGACGCGACCGCGCTCGAGGTGACCGAGCACTACCTCGACCGCATCGAACGGCTCGACCCCGCACTCGGCGCGTTCGTCACCGTCACCGCCGACGCCGCACGGGAACGAGCGTCCGCCCTCGGATCGCTCGTCCCGACCTCCCGACCGCTGTGGGGACTGCCGACCGTCGACAAGGACCTCTACGACCGTGCCGGTGTCCCCACCCGCCACGGCTCCGCCGCGCTGCCCGTGACGCCAGCGCCCGCCGACCACCCGCTGGTGGCGGCGCTCGCCGCGGCCGGCACCGTGAGCCTCGGCAAGACGACGTCGCCGGAGTTCGGGATGTCGTCGTCGTCGGAGACCCGGATCGGTACGACCCGGAACCCGTACGACACCACCCGGGCGCCCGGCGGGTCGTCGAGCGGCACCGCCGTCGCCGTCGCCGCGGGACTCGTGCCCGCGGCGGTCGGGACGGACGGCGGGGGATCGGTCCGCATCCCCGCCGCTGCGACCGGCCTGGTCGGACTGAAGCCGAGCCGTGGCCGGGTGCCCTCGATGCCCGGACGGACGGGCCTCGGCGGGCTGAGCGTCGCCGGGCCCCTCACGCGGAACGTCGCGGACGCCGGGATGCTCCTCGACGCCCTGGTCGCACCCACCGGGCTGCCGGAACCCTGCCCGTACGCGCTCGTCACGCCCGAGGTCGGCGAGGGGCCCTTCACCGCCGCTGCCGTGCGGGGCGAGGGGCGGTTCGTGGTCGGGTTGCTGGACGGCTCGCCGTGGGACGACACCGTCGACGTCGTGGTCGACCCCGCCGCCCGGGCCGCCGTCGACACCGCCGTGCGGGTGCTCGGCGAGGTCGGGCACGGGGTCGAGGACGTCGCGATGCCCCGCCTGCCGTACGCCGACGCGTTCCGGGTGGCGTGGGAGTCCGGCGCCGCCGGGCTGCCCCGCGTCCCGGGGATCGACCTGTCCGAGCTCACCCCGCTGGTGTCCTGGCTGGTCGGACGTGGCCGGGCGCTGACAGCGACGCAGGTGCTCGACGCGATGGCGACCCTCGACGCCTTCTCGGTCGGGCTCATCCGGGCGTTCGACCGCTTCGACGCCGTGCTCACCCCGACCCTGGCGCTCACCCCGCGACCCCTCGGCTGGTACGGCGACGACCCCGAGGAGGACTTCCGGCGGCAGTGCGCGTACTCGCCGTGGACCTCGATGGCGAACGTGTCGGGGTTGCCCGCGATCACGCTGCCGGTCGGGGTCACCGAGGACGGACACCCCGACGGCGCTGGGCTGCCGATGGGCGTGCAGCTGATCGGGCGGCCGGGCGGGGAGCGCGTGCTCCTCGCGATCGGGGCGCAGCTCGAGCGACGGCTGCGGTGGCAGCGGCGGCACCCGGCGGGATGGTGA
- a CDS encoding NmrA family NAD(P)-binding protein — MTSSTVLVAGATGDLGSRIVDALLAADPDVRVRALSRSATGPAADRLARRSDRVSVAAADYEDHQALVTALAGVDVVVSVLSGTRSVIVDAQTALLRAALDAGVPRFVPSDYSADYRAITPGTNRNFELRREFATTLDAAPVRATSVLNGAFTDMLTGQAPMILFDRRTVLYWSSPDQGLDFTTKDDTAWVTARVALDPDAPRVVEVAGDRVTARSVADTLSRLTGTRFRTQWAGTAGTLSAMARVGRRLSRADDAEPFPAWQGMQYFVSMFSGEAELHHVANDRYGPHDWTTVRDVLAAHLQA, encoded by the coding sequence ATGACCAGCAGCACCGTCCTCGTCGCCGGCGCCACCGGGGACCTCGGCTCCCGCATCGTCGACGCGCTCCTCGCCGCCGACCCCGACGTCCGCGTCCGCGCCCTCAGTCGATCGGCCACCGGGCCTGCGGCCGACCGGCTCGCCCGACGCTCAGACCGCGTCTCGGTCGCCGCGGCCGACTACGAGGACCACCAGGCACTCGTGACGGCGCTCGCCGGGGTCGATGTCGTCGTCTCCGTGCTGAGCGGCACCCGATCGGTCATCGTCGACGCGCAGACCGCCCTGCTCCGGGCAGCGCTCGACGCCGGGGTGCCCCGCTTCGTGCCGTCCGACTACTCGGCGGACTACCGGGCGATCACACCCGGCACCAACCGGAACTTCGAGCTGCGCCGCGAGTTCGCCACGACCCTCGACGCCGCTCCGGTCCGCGCGACCTCGGTGCTGAACGGCGCCTTCACCGACATGCTCACCGGACAGGCGCCGATGATCCTGTTCGACCGCCGCACCGTCCTGTACTGGTCGTCGCCCGACCAGGGCCTCGACTTCACCACGAAGGACGACACCGCCTGGGTCACCGCACGCGTGGCCCTCGACCCGGACGCCCCGCGCGTCGTCGAGGTCGCGGGGGACCGGGTCACCGCCCGGAGCGTCGCCGACACCCTGTCGCGGCTGACCGGCACCCGCTTCCGGACGCAGTGGGCAGGCACCGCCGGCACGCTCTCCGCGATGGCCCGCGTCGGCCGACGACTCTCGAGGGCCGACGACGCCGAGCCGTTCCCCGCCTGGCAGGGGATGCAGTACTTCGTCAGCATGTTCAGCGGCGAGGCCGAACTCCACCACGTCGCGAACGACCGCTACGGGCCGCACGACTGGACGACGGTGCGGGACGTGCTCGCCGCACACCTGCAGGCCTAG
- a CDS encoding CPBP family intramembrane glutamic endopeptidase: protein MTNTTRVRPGDHTAAGTTAPRATGVRGVVSRHPLASFATLALGLSWLAWVPYILSPHGLGVWDLHFPELLGTAQFTGILPGALLGPLGGAFFVTALADGRPGLRRWVGRLWRWRVSWYWYALALVGVPALVVVTGLPFSGGQVQAPSTLALLALVPGLVVQLFTTGLSEEPGWRDFALPRLQERYGPLGAAAVLGPLWALWHMPLYLSDWGGWPEAHWSEPLVFALFTITFNVVMTWVFNRTGESLPIALLLHVGVNNTISTLWADMYPGMTAGTMMHGLAIVSTVAAAVLLVATRGRLGYDRRPGGTDRLPAAAAARLVGSDDGTR from the coding sequence ATGACGAACACGACGAGAGTCCGGCCCGGTGACCACACCGCTGCCGGCACCACTGCACCCCGTGCGACGGGGGTCCGGGGCGTGGTGTCCCGGCACCCGCTCGCATCCTTCGCGACCCTGGCGCTCGGCCTGAGCTGGCTCGCGTGGGTCCCCTACATCCTCAGCCCCCACGGCCTGGGCGTGTGGGACCTGCACTTCCCCGAGCTCCTCGGCACGGCGCAGTTCACGGGCATCCTGCCCGGGGCGCTCCTCGGCCCGCTCGGCGGCGCGTTCTTCGTGACCGCGCTGGCGGACGGTCGCCCCGGCCTGCGCCGCTGGGTCGGGCGGCTCTGGCGCTGGCGCGTGTCCTGGTACTGGTACGCACTCGCCCTGGTCGGTGTCCCCGCCCTGGTGGTCGTGACCGGGCTGCCGTTCTCCGGTGGTCAGGTCCAGGCACCGAGCACCCTCGCCCTGCTGGCACTCGTGCCGGGGCTCGTGGTGCAGCTGTTCACCACGGGACTGTCGGAGGAGCCCGGTTGGCGCGACTTCGCACTCCCCCGACTGCAGGAGCGCTACGGCCCCCTCGGCGCGGCGGCGGTGCTCGGACCGCTGTGGGCGCTGTGGCACATGCCGCTGTACCTGTCCGACTGGGGCGGGTGGCCCGAGGCGCACTGGTCGGAGCCGCTGGTGTTCGCCCTGTTCACGATCACGTTCAACGTCGTGATGACGTGGGTCTTCAACCGCACCGGTGAGAGCCTGCCGATCGCGCTCCTGCTGCACGTCGGCGTGAACAACACCATCTCGACCCTGTGGGCGGACATGTACCCGGGGATGACGGCGGGGACGATGATGCACGGGCTCGCGATCGTCTCGACCGTGGCCGCGGCCGTCCTGCTGGTCGCGACCCGGGGTCGGCTCGGGTACGACCGTCGGCCGGGAGGCACGGATCGCCTTCCCGCAGCGGCTGCCGCCCGCCTCGTAGGATCGGACGATGGCACCCGCTGA
- a CDS encoding sensor histidine kinase, protein MAPAEASAARVAADPRPAREVDGDRRTRRTDGLVAVATAVVSLGLLLGLPYLDAVDPDSVGRRLASPGVGSSDWAATALGLLVQSAALLVARRAPRTVVLAAAVVPVLVIAGVSGGDLFGVAVLPVVVAVVLAALRVPLTRLWPSAVGAAVLVAAGTAGNWIKLNGALSGHSLAEALVGALPQGVTQAIGAVGLPLVGALVVRSRREVRAARDAELVARTAEASAVVREQDARVDAAVSRERAAMARELHDIAAHHLSGIALMSAVIDRQIDTDPLAAHEGVRQVREQSTAVLEDLRRLVGLLRDDAPAERAVETVAGIVDLVERARYRSDVRLEVLPGEHPLSDGIGPLAQLAAYRTAQEALANAALHAPGAVVTVTIDDRAADHLELHVENTAPLDPSARAGQGDPVPGSAAAGGNGLRGMRERAELVGARLQTGPTADGGWSVTLGLGRQAAEVSP, encoded by the coding sequence ATGGCACCCGCTGAAGCGAGTGCGGCTCGCGTCGCCGCCGACCCTCGTCCCGCACGGGAGGTCGACGGCGACCGCCGCACGCGCCGCACCGACGGTCTGGTCGCCGTCGCGACCGCGGTGGTCTCGTTGGGGCTGCTGCTCGGGCTGCCGTACCTCGACGCCGTCGACCCGGACAGCGTGGGACGCCGGCTCGCGAGTCCCGGAGTCGGCAGCTCCGACTGGGCAGCGACCGCGCTCGGACTGCTCGTCCAGTCCGCAGCCCTGCTCGTTGCGCGTCGGGCTCCCCGGACGGTCGTGCTCGCGGCCGCTGTCGTACCCGTCCTCGTGATCGCCGGCGTATCCGGCGGTGACCTGTTCGGCGTCGCCGTGCTCCCCGTCGTCGTGGCTGTGGTCCTTGCTGCCCTGCGGGTTCCGCTCACCCGGCTGTGGCCGTCGGCCGTCGGTGCGGCGGTGCTCGTGGCGGCGGGCACCGCGGGCAACTGGATCAAGCTCAACGGTGCACTCTCGGGCCACTCGCTCGCCGAAGCACTCGTCGGCGCCCTCCCGCAGGGCGTCACGCAGGCCATCGGCGCTGTGGGCCTCCCGCTCGTCGGCGCCCTCGTCGTCCGCTCCCGCCGCGAGGTCCGCGCCGCACGCGACGCCGAGCTCGTGGCCCGCACAGCCGAGGCATCCGCGGTCGTCCGGGAGCAGGACGCCCGGGTCGACGCAGCCGTGTCCCGCGAGCGGGCGGCGATGGCCCGGGAGCTGCACGACATCGCCGCGCACCACCTGTCCGGGATCGCGCTCATGTCGGCCGTGATCGACCGGCAGATCGACACCGACCCGCTCGCCGCGCACGAGGGCGTCCGCCAGGTCCGGGAGCAGAGCACCGCCGTGCTCGAGGACCTCCGACGCCTGGTCGGGCTGCTCCGTGACGACGCACCCGCCGAACGCGCCGTGGAGACCGTGGCGGGGATCGTCGACCTGGTCGAGCGCGCTCGGTACCGGTCCGACGTGCGCCTGGAGGTCCTGCCCGGCGAGCACCCGCTCTCGGACGGCATCGGACCCCTGGCGCAGCTCGCCGCCTACCGGACCGCGCAGGAGGCCCTGGCGAACGCCGCCCTGCACGCCCCGGGTGCCGTCGTCACGGTGACGATCGACGACCGCGCCGCCGACCACCTGGAGCTGCACGTGGAGAACACCGCCCCGCTGGACCCCTCGGCGCGGGCGGGACAAGGTGACCCGGTCCCGGGGAGCGCGGCAGCGGGTGGGAACGGACTGCGTGGCATGCGTGAGCGGGCGGAGCTGGTGGGGGCGCGCCTCCAGACCGGTCCGACGGCCGACGGTGGCTGGTCCGTCACGCTCGGCCTGGGTCGGCAGGCTGCGGAGGTGTCCCCGTGA
- a CDS encoding response regulator → MIRVLVADDQPLVRAGVSALLAAEPDVEVVAVAADGGEALALARSTRPDVAVLDIRMPVRNGIEVARELCAPDADPAVPVLVLTTFDLDDLVFGALEAGASGFLLKDAEPDVIVDAVRQVAAGNGTIDQSLTRRVLREFVSRRSLQPVTGDRASEVLTARERDVLLLLAQGMSNEEIAAALVVEVSTVKSHLARMLPKLGVRSRLQAVVWAYQNRVVAVPEA, encoded by the coding sequence GTGATCCGGGTGCTGGTGGCGGACGACCAGCCGCTCGTGCGCGCCGGGGTGTCCGCGCTGCTGGCCGCCGAGCCGGACGTCGAGGTCGTGGCGGTCGCTGCCGACGGCGGCGAGGCGCTCGCGCTGGCGCGGAGCACACGGCCCGACGTCGCGGTCCTCGACATCCGGATGCCGGTCCGGAACGGCATCGAGGTCGCACGGGAGCTCTGCGCACCGGACGCCGACCCCGCCGTCCCCGTGCTGGTGCTGACGACGTTCGACCTCGACGACCTCGTGTTCGGGGCGCTCGAGGCCGGCGCGTCCGGGTTCCTGCTGAAGGACGCCGAACCGGACGTCATCGTCGACGCCGTGCGCCAGGTCGCCGCGGGGAACGGCACGATCGACCAGAGCCTGACGCGGCGGGTGCTGCGGGAGTTCGTGTCGCGGCGGAGTCTGCAGCCGGTGACGGGCGACCGCGCGTCGGAGGTGCTGACCGCCCGGGAGCGGGACGTGCTGCTGCTCCTGGCACAGGGCATGTCGAACGAGGAGATCGCCGCGGCGCTCGTCGTCGAGGTCTCCACGGTGAAGTCGCACCTGGCGCGGATGCTGCCGAAGCTCGGGGTCCGGTCGCGCCTGCAGGCCGTGGTCTGGGCCTACCAGAACCGCGTCGTGGCGGTCCCCGAGGCGTAG
- a CDS encoding ornithine carbamoyltransferase — protein sequence MRHLLRLDDWTTDDADAVFGLARAYEQGSGPALHGAAAMFFPPTSLRTRASFERGAALAGLQPIVFPPESLDKDEAHDDVARYLADFVDVLVVRHPDLSVLEALAAADAVPVVNAMTSENHPCEVLADLWALTGGHEVGSLRVRFVGADGNIARAWAEASRLFGFDLLQSCPEGLAAPGVRWTDDLAGAMADADVVVTDGPGRHAAALAPYRVTADVLALAPAGVRFAPCPPFVRGREVSADALASPAFVGHDAKRALLPVQQAVLAHCLA from the coding sequence GTGCGCCACCTCCTGCGACTCGACGACTGGACCACCGACGACGCCGACGCGGTGTTCGGACTCGCCCGTGCGTACGAGCAGGGGAGCGGCCCGGCGCTGCACGGCGCCGCAGCGATGTTCTTCCCGCCGACGAGCCTGCGGACCAGGGCCTCCTTCGAGCGGGGCGCCGCGCTCGCCGGGCTGCAGCCGATCGTGTTCCCGCCGGAGTCCCTCGACAAGGACGAGGCACACGACGACGTCGCCCGGTACCTGGCGGACTTCGTCGACGTGCTGGTGGTCCGCCATCCGGACCTGTCCGTCCTCGAGGCGCTCGCCGCTGCTGACGCGGTGCCGGTCGTGAACGCGATGACGAGCGAGAACCACCCGTGCGAGGTGCTCGCGGACCTCTGGGCCCTCACGGGTGGGCACGAGGTCGGGTCGCTGCGGGTGCGGTTCGTCGGCGCCGACGGCAACATCGCCCGGGCGTGGGCGGAGGCCTCGCGGCTGTTCGGCTTCGACCTGCTCCAGTCCTGTCCCGAGGGGCTCGCGGCGCCGGGCGTGCGGTGGACGGACGATCTGGCCGGAGCGATGGCGGACGCGGACGTCGTCGTGACCGACGGGCCCGGCCGGCACGCCGCCGCGCTCGCGCCCTACCGGGTGACCGCGGACGTCCTGGCACTCGCCCCTGCCGGTGTCCGCTTCGCCCCGTGCCCGCCGTTCGTCCGCGGGCGCGAGGTGAGCGCCGACGCGCTCGCGAGCCCGGCCTTCGTGGGGCACGACGCGAAGCGTGCGCTGCTGCCGGTGCAGCAGGCGGTCCTCGCGCACTGCCTCGCCTGA
- a CDS encoding HAD family hydrolase — translation MVFDLDGTLFDHAGASARAVDDFFRDLGVAADPALRAAWGEAERRHFERWRLGEIDFAEQRRARLVEVLPLAGLRPPRDPDDLDSLFGRYLAAYRAAWRPFPGSPSLLREVADLGTTVGVLTNGTEEQQRDKLALTGLGDLVDVVCTSERIGVAKPDRRAFQRVAAELGVPLAACLFVGDDPHRDVAGARAAGMRAVLVDPASEGGAVVRTRVLSALGGESETDLR, via the coding sequence GTGGTCTTCGACCTGGACGGCACCCTGTTCGACCACGCGGGGGCGTCCGCCCGCGCTGTGGACGACTTCTTCCGAGACCTCGGGGTCGCTGCGGATCCGGCCCTGCGCGCTGCCTGGGGCGAGGCCGAACGCCGCCACTTCGAGCGGTGGCGGCTCGGGGAGATCGACTTCGCCGAGCAGCGTCGGGCACGGCTCGTCGAGGTCCTGCCCCTCGCCGGACTCCGGCCGCCGCGTGACCCGGACGACCTCGACTCGCTGTTCGGCCGGTACCTCGCGGCGTACCGCGCCGCCTGGAGGCCGTTCCCCGGGAGCCCGTCGCTCCTGCGCGAGGTCGCCGATCTCGGGACGACCGTCGGTGTGCTGACCAACGGGACCGAGGAGCAGCAGCGCGACAAGCTCGCGCTCACCGGGCTCGGCGACCTCGTCGACGTTGTGTGCACGTCCGAGCGCATCGGGGTGGCGAAGCCGGACCGGCGCGCCTTCCAGCGGGTGGCCGCTGAGCTCGGCGTCCCCCTCGCCGCGTGCCTCTTCGTCGGCGACGACCCGCACCGGGACGTCGCAGGTGCACGCGCTGCCGGGATGCGCGCGGTCCTGGTCGACCCGGCCAGCGAGGGCGGTGCCGTGGTCCGGACCCGCGTGCTGTCGGCCCTCGGCGGGGAGTCGGAGACGGATCTTCGGTGA